The following are encoded in a window of Pangasianodon hypophthalmus isolate fPanHyp1 chromosome 14, fPanHyp1.pri, whole genome shotgun sequence genomic DNA:
- the ckmb gene encoding creatine kinase, muscle b: MAKNCHNDYKMKFPIDEEYPDLSLHNNHMSKALNKDIYNKLRGKSTPSGFTLDDCIQTGVDNPGHPFIMTVGCVAGDEECYEVFKDLFDPIISDRHGGYKPTDKHHTDLNWENLKGGDDLDPNYVLSSRVRTGRSIKGYTLPPHNSRGERRAVEKLSIEALTSLDGEFKGKYYPLKDMTEKEQEQLIADHFLFDKPVSPLLLAAGMARDWPDARGIWHNDNKTFLVWVNEEDHLRVISMQQGGNMKEVFRRFCVGLQRIEEIFKKHNHGFMWNEHLGFILTCPSNLGTGLRGGVHVKLPKLSTHPKFEEILTRLRLQKRGTGGVDTASVGGVFDISNADRLGSSEVEQVQLVVDGVKLMIEMEKKLEKGESIDDMIPAQK, from the exons ATGGCTAAGAACTGCCACAATGACTATAAGATGAAGTTTCCTATAGACGAAGAGTACCCTGACCTCTCCCTGCACAACAACCATATGTCCAAGGCACTGAACAAGGACATTTACAACAAGCTGAGAGGAAAGTCTACCCCAAGCGGCTTCACTCTTGATGACTGCATCCAGACTGGTGTGGACAACCCTG GTCATCCTTTTATTATGACCGTTGGTTGTGTTGCTGGTGATGAGGAGTGCTATGAGGTCTTCAAGGATCTCTTTGACCCTATCATTTCCGACCGTCATGGTGGCTACAAGCCCACTGACAAGCACCACACTGATCTGAACTGGGAGAACCTGAAG GGTGGTGATGATCTTGACCCCAACTACGTTCTGAGCAGCCGTGTACGTACTGGTCGCAGCATCAAGGGTTACACTCTGCCCCCCCACAACAGCCGTGGTGAGCGTAGAGCTGTGGAGAAGCTGTCCATTGAGG CTTTGACCAGCCTGGATGGTGAGTTCAAGGGCAAGTACTACCCCCTGAAGGACATGACTGAAAAAGAGCAGGAACAGCTGATTGCTGACCACTTCCTCTTTGACAAGCCCGTCTCCCCACTGCTGCTGGCTGCCGGTATGGCTCGTGACTGGCCTGATGCAAGAGGCATCTGGCACAATGACAACAAGACCTTCCTGGTCTGGGTGAATGAAGAGGACCATCTGCGTGTCATTTCCATGCAGCAGGGCGGCAACATGAAGGAGGTCTTCAGGAGGTTCTGCGTTGGTCTGCAGAGG ATTGAAGAGATCTTTAAGAAGCACAACCATGGATTCATGTGGAATGagcatcttggtttcatcctgACCTGCCCCTCTAACCTGGGTACTGGCCTGCGTGGTGGTGTGCATGTCAAGCTGCCTAAGCTCAGCACACATCCCAAATTTGAGGAGATCCTGACCAGACTCCGTCTGCAGAAGCGTGGCACAg GTGGTGTGGATACTGCTTCTGTTGGTGGTGTGTTTGACATCTCCAATGCTGACCGTCTGGGTTCATCCGAAGTGGAGCAGGTACAGTTGGTGGTTGATGGTGTGAAGCTCATGATTGAGATGGAGAAGAAGCTGGAGAAGGGCGAGTCCATCGATGACATGATCCCTGCCCAGAAGTAA